The following proteins are encoded in a genomic region of Alphaproteobacteria bacterium:
- a CDS encoding hemagglutinin repeat-containing protein gives MYKKDSGFTGGLSGMSFGVSYQQTKDRINSYQETLLPSMMVAGHDITMDASDDINILSSVVNAGHDVILNSDNNINLLALDADNSYAESHKMTSIGVTVAIQEGFTGLIDSVKGLGDKGSGSYAGIQTAADAFKGASQFASMYKASSGFTEPGQLLPSISLSLGISSSSSKYETSGSNFTQTNITAGHDFISHSGKDTTVKGANILAQNVNMDVDGDLNVESVQNTQETSKSEHSGGMSVGISYGVNGMSGTFGANAYSGSGDGHRKWTDNVTSIIGTKSVDIDVTGKTTITGAIIAQATPQEDGTYIDGGNLTLNTGSLEVSDLTDEDIWHYEGAGMAVGFGGPPGQPVFGSGSNLSSSYTPSLKIEDDTKIGVTHATIGAGTITIAGQAATDGQLNGVNRDVNKVQEILVDEHDHLDIEIPLSGFKDEAISKVLK, from the coding sequence GTGTATAAAAAGGACAGCGGTTTCACCGGCGGACTTTCTGGCATGAGTTTTGGGGTGAGCTACCAACAAACCAAAGACAGGATCAACAGCTACCAGGAAACCTTACTACCCTCGATGATGGTAGCCGGCCATGACATTACGATGGATGCCAGTGATGATATCAACATTCTCTCTAGCGTCGTGAATGCTGGCCATGATGTTATCCTCAACAGCGATAATAACATTAACCTGTTGGCACTGGATGCTGATAACAGCTACGCCGAATCGCATAAGATGACTAGCATCGGCGTAACCGTTGCCATCCAGGAAGGATTTACCGGCTTGATTGATTCTGTAAAAGGGCTAGGCGATAAAGGTTCTGGCAGCTATGCAGGAATCCAAACGGCAGCAGATGCGTTTAAGGGAGCATCCCAATTTGCATCCATGTATAAGGCCAGTAGTGGTTTTACCGAACCAGGACAATTATTGCCCAGCATTTCTCTCAGCCTGGGAATCTCAAGCAGTTCCTCTAAATATGAAACCAGCGGCAGCAATTTTACGCAAACCAACATCACCGCCGGTCATGATTTTATCAGCCATAGCGGTAAGGACACGACTGTAAAGGGAGCGAACATTCTGGCACAGAATGTGAATATGGATGTAGACGGCGACCTCAACGTAGAATCAGTACAAAACACCCAGGAAACCAGTAAAAGCGAACATAGCGGCGGCATGAGCGTGGGTATTAGTTATGGTGTTAACGGCATGTCAGGAACTTTTGGGGCTAATGCCTATAGCGGCAGTGGTGATGGGCACAGGAAGTGGACGGATAATGTCACATCGATTATTGGCACGAAATCTGTTGATATTGATGTCACCGGTAAAACAACCATTACCGGCGCCATCATCGCACAAGCAACTCCACAAGAAGACGGCACTTACATAGACGGCGGCAACCTCACCTTAAACACAGGCTCACTGGAAGTGAGCGATTTAACCGATGAAGATATCTGGCATTATGAAGGCGCTGGAATGGCCGTTGGCTTTGGAGGCCCTCCAGGACAACCGGTCTTTGGATCAGGTTCTAACTTATCCTCATCCTATACCCCATCCTTAAAGATCGAAGATGACACCAAAATCGGCGTCACCCACGCCACCATCGGTGCAGGAACCATCACCATAGCAGGCCAGGCGGCAACCGATGGCCAACTGAATGGCGTTAACCGCGATGTAAACAAGGTTCAGGAAATCCTGGTGGATGAGCATGATCATCTAGATATAGAAATCCCGCTGAGTGGGTTTAAAGATGAGGCAATTTCAAAAGTGTTAAAATAA
- a CDS encoding DUF1016 family protein yields the protein MSNNIIHTQDFQSVLLQIQQTRTRVFAQANTALIELYWHIGETISQRVQSAGWGKGVVTELARFIAQNDPTIKGFSDKNLWRMKQFYETYREDEKLATLWRELPWSHNRLIMTLKSKEEREFYLRLTVKERLSVRELERQIDAASFERTKLSNPKLSPLARELHPTIGNHFKNSYVLEFLGLPEAHSELDLQRALVYQMTQCVLELGRDFIFIGEEYRLQVGNQDFFIDLLFFHRGLSALVAFELKIGAFKPEHLGQLGFYLEALDRDVKKPHENPSIGVLLCRDKDDEVVEYALSRNLSPALIAEYQLQLPDKKLLQAKLHELCLNAEAQNEQ from the coding sequence ATGAGCAATAACATTATTCACACGCAGGACTTTCAGAGTGTGTTGCTTCAAATACAGCAAACGCGCACACGCGTTTTTGCGCAAGCAAACACCGCATTGATTGAACTCTACTGGCATATTGGCGAAACCATTAGCCAGCGCGTACAAAGCGCAGGCTGGGGCAAGGGTGTGGTAACGGAACTGGCAAGATTTATCGCACAAAATGACCCTACTATTAAAGGTTTCAGCGATAAGAACCTCTGGCGCATGAAGCAATTTTATGAGACTTATCGGGAGGATGAAAAACTCGCCACACTGTGGAGAGAATTGCCGTGGAGCCATAACCGATTGATTATGACACTAAAAAGCAAGGAAGAGCGTGAATTTTACCTTCGTCTTACTGTCAAAGAAAGATTAAGTGTTAGGGAATTAGAACGACAGATTGATGCAGCTTCTTTTGAACGCACGAAACTCAGCAACCCAAAACTCTCACCACTGGCGAGAGAATTGCACCCCACCATCGGCAATCACTTCAAAAACAGCTATGTGCTTGAATTTTTAGGGTTACCCGAAGCGCATAGCGAGCTCGACCTGCAACGCGCCCTTGTGTACCAAATGACGCAGTGCGTGCTGGAGCTTGGCAGAGATTTCATCTTCATAGGCGAAGAATATCGCCTGCAGGTGGGCAACCAGGACTTCTTTATTGATCTGCTGTTTTTCCATCGAGGCTTATCCGCTCTGGTGGCGTTTGAGTTAAAAATTGGTGCATTCAAACCTGAACATCTGGGGCAACTTGGGTTTTATCTGGAAGCGCTGGATCGGGATGTAAAAAAACCGCATGAAAATCCCAGCATTGGCGTGTTACTCTGCCGCGATAAAGATGATGAAGTGGTGGAATATGCCTTATCCCGTAACCTATCCCCTGCGCTGATTGCCGAATATCAACTGCAACTACCCGATAAAAAACTGCTCCAAGCCAAGCTGCACGAACTTTGTCTAAACGCGGAGGCACAGAATGAGCAATAA
- a CDS encoding IS30 family transposase: MITKTPQKARKSLTLDNGGEFTRHQLWGKALDIKTFFCDPYASWQKGGVENTNGRLRRDLPRKTNIHTYNKEDFNETIDNDNLTPRKKLNWITPHEAFLKKCQRFALQT, encoded by the coding sequence CTGATAACCAAAACACCTCAAAAAGCACGCAAGTCGTTGACTTTGGATAATGGTGGTGAATTTACCCGTCACCAGTTATGGGGTAAAGCACTGGACATCAAAACCTTCTTCTGCGACCCATATGCATCATGGCAAAAGGGCGGCGTTGAGAATACCAATGGAAGACTGCGAAGAGACTTACCCAGAAAAACGAACATTCACACATACAACAAGGAGGATTTCAATGAAACCATTGATAACGATAACCTAACACCACGCAAAAAACTCAATTGGATAACTCCTCATGAGGCATTCCTAAAAAAATGTCAGAGGTTTGCACTTCAAACGTGA
- a CDS encoding ankyrin repeat domain-containing protein, with amino-acid sequence MHTSGVFDILAQCAVDAPTASPLNGMQLSLKSCYGGMSVLDGERLPHYCSLITQGGKEYPTHAQQGRDSIVHAIHTYDPSLSVLSNFAEDWTTTPETHTLVLGHSKQTISMRAPHKHPLGTMEAVKLYLENTQRTDYLDWCKKLSTSTSQEENLIKQSIQYVNEIKISDAAAHTYLANLDIFHCYVRKRPLIDFLDKTGRHPDQLHLNRTSLLAIFSDKGLLHECTTLLERGANPNCLTREGDSLLHHAIRHDNLMFFNTLLRYGASTDKEFNGKTLFAFAHDNEKANFADALMQYKLFPLHWSIRNQFDEKTQEYLNLSSISSNLDIQFAPKNQTSLHVLAKQGKTNIAEVFLEKGANPNIHDSKGRTPLHIAAMKGHADLVTLLIENKADFNALDNTGHTPLYYAAAHEQKEIVNLLTSYNASMDIGWGDNSSPLHYAVKNKMVTLVEECIRQQLPLNGKDEDGYTPLHLAAKSDSGTIIDLLLSAGADVNATTGMPTAKNTGMTPLYIASCYGKLEAVKTLVSAHADINKPDLNGRTPLDRALYNNKLDVADYLLTQDGIQINQPAHDNSTPLHQALRSSKNFSMVKPLLKAGANPALADKNGVTALHLIAQRGSKETLEEVLQTINKDAIHAKDSKNKTPLNYAEESKKNSEESKKNANEKVKLLKEYYTHKTISNESQSAALLPKHPPHPRINKGPEHPGERGMK; translated from the coding sequence ATGCACACATCTGGGGTATTTGATATCTTAGCTCAGTGCGCCGTAGATGCCCCTACTGCCTCTCCCCTTAACGGTATGCAGCTTTCACTCAAGAGCTGTTATGGGGGCATGTCTGTTTTGGATGGTGAACGTTTACCGCATTATTGTTCACTAATAACCCAAGGCGGTAAAGAATATCCTACTCATGCGCAACAGGGTCGTGATAGCATCGTCCACGCCATCCACACCTATGATCCTTCACTCTCCGTGCTGTCTAATTTTGCTGAAGATTGGACTACCACCCCGGAGACGCACACACTAGTGCTGGGACATTCCAAACAAACCATAAGCATGCGTGCGCCTCATAAACACCCATTAGGAACTATGGAAGCTGTAAAATTATATTTAGAAAACACACAAAGAACTGACTATTTGGATTGGTGTAAAAAACTCTCTACATCGACATCGCAAGAAGAAAATTTAATCAAACAATCGATCCAATACGTCAATGAAATAAAAATAAGTGACGCAGCAGCTCATACATACCTGGCAAACTTAGATATCTTTCACTGCTACGTTCGCAAAAGACCTTTAATCGATTTTCTTGATAAAACAGGTAGACATCCCGATCAGTTGCATCTGAATCGCACTTCTTTACTTGCCATTTTTTCAGATAAAGGTCTCTTACATGAATGCACTACGTTACTTGAGCGTGGAGCTAACCCTAATTGTTTAACTAGAGAGGGAGACTCACTGTTACATCACGCCATCAGACATGACAATCTAATGTTCTTTAATACTCTGTTGCGGTATGGCGCTTCTACAGATAAGGAGTTTAACGGGAAAACCTTATTTGCCTTCGCACACGATAATGAGAAAGCCAATTTTGCTGATGCTCTCATGCAATATAAGTTATTTCCCCTTCATTGGTCGATACGTAACCAATTTGATGAAAAAACACAGGAATATCTCAATTTATCCAGTATATCCAGTAATCTGGATATACAATTTGCCCCTAAAAACCAAACATCTCTGCATGTACTTGCAAAACAAGGAAAAACAAATATTGCTGAGGTTTTTCTGGAAAAAGGAGCCAATCCCAACATCCACGACAGCAAAGGGCGTACACCACTCCATATAGCAGCTATGAAAGGTCATGCAGACTTGGTAACCTTACTGATTGAAAATAAAGCAGATTTCAATGCACTGGATAATACGGGACATACTCCTTTATATTATGCAGCTGCTCACGAGCAAAAAGAAATAGTTAATCTCCTCACATCTTATAATGCAAGCATGGATATAGGCTGGGGAGATAATAGCAGCCCCCTGCATTATGCAGTAAAGAATAAAATGGTTACGCTTGTCGAGGAGTGTATAAGGCAACAGCTTCCCCTCAATGGCAAAGATGAGGATGGCTACACCCCACTCCATTTAGCCGCCAAAAGCGATTCAGGGACGATAATAGATCTGCTCTTGTCTGCAGGAGCAGACGTTAATGCCACCACCGGCATGCCCACCGCCAAAAATACCGGCATGACGCCTCTCTATATAGCATCATGCTACGGTAAACTTGAGGCAGTCAAGACGCTGGTATCAGCTCACGCAGACATTAATAAGCCTGATCTCAACGGGCGGACTCCATTAGACCGCGCGCTCTATAATAATAAACTTGACGTAGCGGATTACCTTCTCACGCAAGATGGAATACAAATAAACCAACCGGCTCATGATAACTCAACCCCTTTACATCAGGCATTGCGTTCCTCTAAAAATTTTAGCATGGTAAAGCCACTTCTGAAAGCAGGGGCAAATCCTGCACTTGCAGATAAAAACGGCGTAACCGCACTCCATCTCATAGCTCAAAGAGGATCGAAGGAGACGTTAGAGGAAGTACTTCAAACCATCAATAAAGACGCGATTCATGCTAAGGATAGTAAGAACAAAACTCCCCTTAATTATGCAGAAGAATCTAAAAAAAATTCTGAAGAATCTAAAAAAAATGCTAACGAAAAAGTAAAGTTGTTAAAAGAATACTATACTCATAAAACCATATCGAATGAATCTCAATCAGCAGCATTGCTCCCTAAACACCCCCCACATCCCCGAATTAATAAGGGTCCTGAGCATCCTGGTGAAAGAGGAATGAAGTGA